The Candidatus Binatia bacterium genome includes a window with the following:
- a CDS encoding glycosyltransferase family 2 protein: MAADTKPLVSVVIPVFNGEATIRRGIESIFGQTWPDIEIVVVDDCSRDSTRQILESFGDRIHAIFHEKNRGTAGAYNTGSAAARGRFLLLMASDCYLSQADYIERGMQHFADPTVAGVIGQGVFDNPDRLDTIQRIFTLVNVLDVVEVHNEDVYEVSFIETRCDLVRKEALERIGFWFEGLYNSTEDQDISAHMRECGYRLLQDKKMKFSLDFGQTEDNLYKIFKKQYKYAHGQGYIFLRYGLGHHVMTGDQHNRRIRIRHRLIQIAMAPLVPLLLVLSLVSQVAGLLLAAIVVARGVHYWRSAGGLLSGTNRLTGALVGIGCDVTYGTSFLTALVYWAIKDPAIVRFGGPARA, encoded by the coding sequence GTGGCGGCGGACACAAAACCCCTGGTTTCGGTGGTGATCCCGGTCTTCAACGGCGAAGCGACCATCCGCCGGGGCATCGAGTCGATCTTCGGCCAGACCTGGCCCGACATCGAGATCGTCGTCGTCGACGACTGCTCCAGGGACTCGACGCGCCAGATCCTCGAGTCGTTCGGAGACCGCATCCACGCGATCTTCCACGAGAAGAACCGTGGCACCGCCGGCGCCTACAACACCGGCAGCGCGGCCGCCCGCGGCCGTTTCCTGCTGCTGATGGCCAGCGACTGCTACCTGAGCCAGGCCGACTACATCGAGCGCGGCATGCAGCACTTCGCCGATCCGACGGTTGCCGGAGTGATCGGCCAGGGCGTCTTCGACAATCCCGACCGCCTCGACACGATCCAGCGCATCTTCACGCTGGTCAACGTGCTCGACGTCGTCGAAGTGCACAATGAGGACGTCTACGAAGTCTCGTTCATCGAGACGCGCTGCGATCTCGTGCGCAAGGAAGCTCTCGAGCGCATCGGTTTCTGGTTCGAGGGCCTCTACAACTCCACCGAAGACCAGGACATCTCCGCGCACATGCGCGAGTGCGGCTACCGCCTGCTGCAAGACAAGAAGATGAAGTTCTCGCTGGATTTCGGCCAGACCGAGGACAACCTCTACAAAATCTTCAAGAAGCAGTACAAGTACGCGCACGGCCAGGGCTACATTTTCCTGCGCTACGGGCTCGGCCACCACGTGATGACCGGAGACCAGCACAATCGCCGCATCCGCATCCGCCATCGTCTCATCCAGATCGCGATGGCGCCGCTCGTGCCGCTGCTGCTCGTATTGTCGCTGGTCAGCCAGGTGGCCGGACTGCTGCTCGCTGCGATCGTCGTCGCTCGCGGCGTGCATTACTGGAGATCGGCGGGCGGCCTGCTTTCCGGAACGAATCGCCTGACGGGTGCCCTCGTCGGCATCGGCTGCGACGTCACTTACGGCACGAGTTTTCTCACCGCGCTCGTCTACTGGGCGATCAAGGACCCTGCCATCGTCCGCTTCGGCGGCCCTGCCCGCGCCTGA
- a CDS encoding alcohol dehydrogenase catalytic domain-containing protein: protein MRQLTCTEPGAVAWKDVDEPSLPSPAGALVRPLAVARCDIDLFLASGLIPSRGPFALGHECVGEIVALGSDVHGLSIGQRAVVAFQLSCGACPTCRRGGSANCDQYPVLSDYGMQPLSGVEYGGMLCDLVSVPYAEAMLCPVDSALDPVAMASVSDNVLDGYRAVAPHLAEAPGSEVLIVCHGLKSVPLYAAQAALALGASRVDYASDDREALELAERLGARPVLTDFSKRIGRYPIVVDSGLTPNGLHCAIASTRAEGICHSTSFYAGGSIPMPLGKMYTLGIRFFIGRAHAASLLPEVMPLIASGALRPGEVTTRVAAWDEAPAAWLEPAIKLVISRN, encoded by the coding sequence ATGAGACAACTCACCTGTACCGAACCCGGAGCCGTGGCGTGGAAGGACGTCGACGAACCGTCATTGCCGTCACCTGCGGGGGCGCTGGTGCGGCCGCTGGCGGTCGCACGCTGCGACATTGACCTGTTCCTGGCGTCCGGCTTGATCCCGTCGCGCGGGCCTTTCGCGCTCGGCCATGAGTGCGTCGGCGAGATCGTCGCGCTCGGCAGCGACGTGCACGGGCTTTCCATCGGGCAGCGCGCCGTCGTCGCGTTTCAGCTCAGTTGCGGGGCCTGCCCGACGTGCCGCCGGGGAGGCAGCGCGAACTGCGACCAGTACCCGGTGCTGTCCGACTACGGGATGCAGCCGCTGTCCGGCGTCGAATACGGCGGCATGTTGTGCGATCTCGTCAGCGTTCCGTATGCCGAGGCGATGCTGTGCCCGGTGGATTCGGCGCTGGACCCCGTCGCGATGGCGAGCGTTTCCGACAACGTCCTCGACGGATACCGGGCCGTTGCTCCTCACCTGGCCGAAGCGCCGGGAAGCGAGGTGCTGATCGTCTGCCATGGCCTGAAGAGTGTTCCGCTGTACGCGGCGCAGGCAGCGCTGGCACTTGGTGCGTCGCGCGTGGACTACGCGAGCGACGATCGCGAGGCGCTCGAGCTTGCCGAGCGCCTCGGCGCCCGACCCGTGCTGACCGATTTCTCGAAAAGGATCGGCCGCTATCCCATCGTCGTCGATTCGGGCCTGACGCCGAACGGACTGCACTGCGCGATCGCGTCGACGCGCGCGGAGGGCATCTGCCACAGCACGAGCTTCTATGCCGGAGGGAGCATCCCGATGCCGCTCGGCAAGATGTACACGCTCGGCATCCGCTTCTTCATCGGCCGCGCGCACGCGGCCTCCTTGCTTCCCGAGGTGATGCCGCTGATCGCCTCCGGGGCGCTCCGGCCCGGCGAGGTCACGACCCGAGTGGCCGCTTGGGACGAAGCGCCGGCAGCGTGGCTGGAGCCGGCCATCAAGCTCGTCATCTCCCGCAACTGA
- a CDS encoding Bax inhibitor-1/YccA family protein produces MRSSNPVLSADTFGRRQAAGAAMTIEGTVNKTAASLLILLVTALWTWSLGSADPLTGHADPAAAMPWMMVGMVGGFIVAMVTTFKREWSPVTAPAYAALEGLALGGISVAMNARYPGLVGQAVFLTFGTLGALLVAYRSGWIQVTDRFRLGIFAATGGIALFYLVGFILSFFGTGIPLIHGSGPVGIAFSVFVVGIAALNLVLDFDFIEQGTRAGAPKYMEWYAAFGLMVTLVWLYIEILRLLSKLQERR; encoded by the coding sequence ATGCGTTCCAGCAACCCGGTCCTGTCGGCCGACACGTTCGGGCGCCGCCAGGCGGCCGGCGCCGCGATGACGATCGAAGGCACGGTCAACAAGACCGCGGCCAGCCTGCTCATTCTCCTCGTGACAGCGCTGTGGACGTGGAGCCTCGGCTCGGCCGATCCGCTGACGGGTCACGCCGATCCTGCGGCCGCCATGCCGTGGATGATGGTCGGCATGGTAGGCGGCTTCATCGTCGCGATGGTGACGACGTTCAAGCGCGAGTGGTCTCCGGTGACTGCGCCGGCGTACGCCGCGCTGGAAGGGCTGGCCCTCGGCGGCATCTCGGTGGCGATGAACGCGCGCTATCCGGGATTGGTCGGCCAGGCTGTATTCCTCACCTTCGGCACCCTCGGTGCCCTGCTCGTCGCGTACCGCTCCGGCTGGATCCAGGTGACCGATCGCTTTCGCCTCGGGATTTTCGCCGCGACCGGCGGCATCGCGCTGTTCTACCTGGTCGGCTTCATCCTGAGCTTCTTCGGCACCGGAATCCCGCTGATCCACGGCAGCGGGCCGGTCGGGATCGCCTTCAGCGTATTCGTCGTCGGAATCGCCGCTCTCAACCTCGTGCTCGACTTCGACTTCATCGAGCAGGGCACCCGCGCGGGCGCTCCGAAGTACATGGAGTGGTACGCGGCATTCGGGCTGATGGTCACTCTCGTGTGGCTGTACATCGAGATTCTGCGGCTGCTCTCGAAGCTGCAGGAGCGGCGCTGA
- a CDS encoding LysR substrate-binding domain-containing protein — protein MAEDFPPPASLQAFAKAAETLSFKEAAEALHVSPSALTRRIQALEEQVGAALFRRLHSGLELTPEGVRYLESVRRVLAELRRAQASVLPPVSNPLRISALESFTESWLVPHLPEFEKLHPQISLEVAATLRYADFDRDPVDVAIRFGTGPWDGLHSEPLVDLEVLPVCSPVLLHGDHPLASPADLAAHTLIRVSQVPESWPEWLRAAGVEDLVPKRYVTYDHLSIALAAAESAQGVALCARFLCAARLASGRLCIPFDTALVSRSTYHLVCRPEGLDDPRIVALRDWLVDSLA, from the coding sequence ATGGCCGAGGACTTCCCGCCTCCGGCTTCGCTGCAGGCCTTCGCAAAGGCCGCCGAAACGCTCAGTTTCAAGGAGGCGGCCGAAGCGCTGCACGTCTCGCCGTCGGCGCTGACGAGGCGGATCCAGGCACTCGAAGAACAGGTGGGCGCGGCGCTGTTTCGCCGCCTCCATTCCGGTCTGGAGCTGACGCCCGAAGGCGTGCGCTATCTCGAGAGCGTGCGGCGCGTGCTCGCGGAGCTGCGCCGCGCGCAGGCTTCGGTTCTTCCGCCGGTTTCGAATCCGCTTCGCATCAGCGCCCTGGAATCGTTCACCGAGAGCTGGCTGGTCCCGCATCTGCCGGAGTTCGAGAAACTGCATCCGCAGATCTCGCTCGAAGTGGCGGCCACGCTGCGCTACGCGGATTTCGACCGCGATCCGGTCGACGTCGCGATCCGTTTTGGTACCGGTCCCTGGGACGGCCTTCACAGCGAGCCGCTGGTCGATCTCGAGGTTCTTCCCGTCTGCAGTCCCGTGCTGCTTCACGGAGACCATCCTCTTGCCTCGCCTGCAGATCTGGCGGCCCACACGCTGATCCGCGTCAGCCAGGTTCCCGAGTCGTGGCCGGAGTGGCTGCGCGCGGCCGGCGTCGAGGATCTCGTGCCGAAGCGCTACGTCACGTACGATCATCTGTCGATCGCACTTGCCGCGGCGGAATCGGCGCAGGGCGTGGCGCTGTGCGCGCGCTTCCTTTGCGCGGCGCGGCTTGCGAGCGGGCGGCTTTGCATCCCGTTCGACACGGCGCTGGTGTCGCGCTCGACGTACCATCTGGTGTGCCGGCCTGAGGGGCTGGACGATCCGCGCATCGTTGCGTTGAGGGACTGGCTGGTCGATTCGCTGGCGTGA